Proteins from one Mastacembelus armatus chromosome 16, fMasArm1.2, whole genome shotgun sequence genomic window:
- the LOC113122596 gene encoding protein tyrosine phosphatase type IVA 3 isoform X1 yields MKFKQGTLGVTSSLPPERVRGHPGMPKVRPATMNRPAPVELCHKNMRFLITHNPTDSTLSSFIEDLKRYGATTVVRVCDITYDKTPLEKDGITVVDWPFDDGAPPPSKLVDDWLSLLKRKFQEDPGCCVAVHCVAGLGRAPVLVALALIESGMKYEDAIQLIRQKRRGAINSKQLTYLEKYRSKHRLRFKDSHTHKNKCCMM; encoded by the exons ATGAAGTTCAAACAGGGGACACTTGGTGTCACAAGTTCCTTGCCCCCAGAGcgg GTTAGAGGTCATCCTGGAATGCCAAAGGTCAGACCGGCCACCATGAACCGTCCAGCTCCGGTCGAACTGTGCCACAAGAATATGAGATTCCTCATCACACACAACCCCACAGACAGCACGCTCAGCTCCTTCATAGAG GACCTGAAGCGATATGGTGCCACCACTGTGGTTCGGGTTTGTGACATTACTTACGACAAAACTCCGCTTGAGAAAGATGGCATTACTGTGGTG GATTGGCCCTTTGATGATGGAGCCCCACCCCCCAGTAAGCTTGTTGATGATTGGCTGAGTCTCCTGAAGAGGAAGTTTCAGGAGGATCCAGGATGCTGCGTGGCTGTTCACTGTGTGGCTGGACTAGGAAG GGCTCCTGTCCTGGTTGCACTGGCTCTAATAGAGAGTGGGATGAAGTATGAAGATGCTATTCAACTTATCAGGCA GAAGCGTCGTGGGGCCATCAACAGTAAACAGCTAACGTACCTGGAGAAATATCGATCCAAGCACAGACTCCGCTTCAAagattctcacacacacaagaacaagtGTTGCATGATGTGA
- the LOC113122596 gene encoding protein tyrosine phosphatase type IVA 3 isoform X2, which yields MPKVRPATMNRPAPVELCHKNMRFLITHNPTDSTLSSFIEDLKRYGATTVVRVCDITYDKTPLEKDGITVVDWPFDDGAPPPSKLVDDWLSLLKRKFQEDPGCCVAVHCVAGLGRAPVLVALALIESGMKYEDAIQLIRQKRRGAINSKQLTYLEKYRSKHRLRFKDSHTHKNKCCMM from the exons ATGCCAAAGGTCAGACCGGCCACCATGAACCGTCCAGCTCCGGTCGAACTGTGCCACAAGAATATGAGATTCCTCATCACACACAACCCCACAGACAGCACGCTCAGCTCCTTCATAGAG GACCTGAAGCGATATGGTGCCACCACTGTGGTTCGGGTTTGTGACATTACTTACGACAAAACTCCGCTTGAGAAAGATGGCATTACTGTGGTG GATTGGCCCTTTGATGATGGAGCCCCACCCCCCAGTAAGCTTGTTGATGATTGGCTGAGTCTCCTGAAGAGGAAGTTTCAGGAGGATCCAGGATGCTGCGTGGCTGTTCACTGTGTGGCTGGACTAGGAAG GGCTCCTGTCCTGGTTGCACTGGCTCTAATAGAGAGTGGGATGAAGTATGAAGATGCTATTCAACTTATCAGGCA GAAGCGTCGTGGGGCCATCAACAGTAAACAGCTAACGTACCTGGAGAAATATCGATCCAAGCACAGACTCCGCTTCAAagattctcacacacacaagaacaagtGTTGCATGATGTGA